A genomic stretch from Suncus etruscus isolate mSunEtr1 chromosome 17, mSunEtr1.pri.cur, whole genome shotgun sequence includes:
- the CSTF2T gene encoding cleavage stimulation factor subunit 2 tau variant — MSSLAVRDPAMDRSLRSVFVGNIPYEATEEQLKDIFSEVGSVVSFRLVYDRETGKPKGYGFCEYQDQETALSAMRNLNGREFSGRALRVDNAASEKNKEELKSLGPAAPVIDSPYGDPIDPEDAPESITRAVASLPPEQMFELMKQMKLCVQNSHQEARNMLLQNPQLAYALLQAQVVMRIMDPEIALKILHRKVHVAPLIPGKNQPVSGPGPGPGPGPGPGPGPGPSPGLCQAPGVLLSQPNPSAPQPQHLARRPVKDIPPLMQTPIQGGIPAPGPMPAAVPGPGPGPGPGALTPGGAMQPQVGMPGVVGPVPLERGQVQVQVQMADPRAPMPRGPMAAGGLPPRGLLGDAPNDPRGGTLLSVTGEVEPRGYLGPPHQGPPMHHASGHDGRGPSAHEMRGGPMADPRLLIGEPRGPMLDQRGLPMDGRGGRDARGLEARALETEVLESRVMERRGMETCALENRAMEARAMEARAMEARGMEIRGPVPTSRGPMTGGIQGPGPISMGAGGPQGPRQVPNIAAVGNPAAAMQGAALQGPGMQGVSIQGAGMQGAGLQGVGMQGGGMQGAGMQGAGMQGAGKQGGGQPSSFSPGQSQVTPQDQEKAALIMQVLQLTADQIAMLPPEQRQSILILKEQIQKSTGAS, encoded by the coding sequence ATGTCGAGCCTGGCGGTGCGAGACCCCGCCATGGACCGCTCCCTGCGCTCCGTGTTCGTGGGCAACATCCCGTACGAGGCGACGGAGGAGCAGCTGAAGGACATCTTCTCGGAGGTGGGCTCGGTGGTGAGCTTCCGCCTGGTGTACGACCGCGAGACGGGCAAGCCCAAGGGCTACGGCTTCTGCGAGTACCAGGACCAGGAGACGGCGCTGAGCGCCATGCGCAACCTCAACGGCCGCGAGTTCAGCGGGCGCGCCCTGCGCGTGGACAACGCGGCCAGCGAGAAGAACAAGGAGGAGCTCAAGAGCCTGGGCCCCGCCGCGCCCGTCATCGACTCGCCCTACGGGGACCCCATCGACCCCGAGGACGCCCCCGAGTCCATCACGCGCGCCGTAGCCAGCCTCCCGCCCGAGCAGATGTTCGAGCTCATGAAGCAGATGAAGCTCTGCGTGCAGAACAGCCACCAGGAGGCCCGCAACATGCTGCTGCAGAACCCGCAGCTGGCCTACGCCCTGCTCCAGGCCCAGGTGGTGATGCGCATCATGGACCCCGAGATCGCCCTCAAGATCCTGCACCGCAAGGTCCACGTCGCGCCTCTCATCCCAGGCAAAAACCAGCCCGTCTCCGGGCCCGGGCCCGGCCCTGGACCCGGCCCCggccctggccctggccctggGCCCAGTCCTGGGCTCTGCCAGGCTCCTGGGGTGCTGCTGAGTCAACCGAATCCGTCTGCGCCTCAGCCCCAACATCTGGCTCGGAGGCCTGTGAAGGATATTCCGCCTCTCATGCAGACCCCCATTCAAGGAGGCATCCCCGCTCCCGGGCCCATGCCAGCTGCCGTCCCCGGACCCGGGCCTGGACCCGGGCCGGGCGCCCTCACTCCTGGCGGGGCGATGCAACCCCAGGTTGGAATGCCAGGGGTGGTGGGGCCGGTGCCCCTGGAGCGTGGGCAAGTGCAGGTGCAGGTGCAGATGGCGGATCCCCGAGCCCCCATGCCCCGTGGGCCCATGGCTGCCGGCGGCCTCCCACCTCGAGGACTGTTGGGAGATGCGCCCAATGACCCCCGTGGAGGGACTTTGCTTTCCGTCACCGGAGAAGTGGAGCCCCGAGGCTACTTGGGCCCCCCACATCAGGGGCCCCCCATGCACCATGCCTCTGGGCATGACGGCCGAGGCCCCTCGGCGCATGAGATGAGAGGAGGCCCGATGGCAGATCCCAGGCTGCTCATTGGGGAGCCCCGGGGGCCCATGCTCGATCAGAGAGGTCTACCGATGGATGGCAGAGGTGGCAGAGATGCCAGAGGTCTGGAGGCGCGGGCTCTGGAGACTGAGGTGTTGGAGAGCCGCGTGATGGAGAGAAGAGGAATGGAGACCTGCGCCCTCGAGAACAGAGCCATGGAAGCCAGAGCGATGGAAGCACGAGCGATGGAAGCCAGAGGAATGGAGATCAGGGGCCCTGTTCCCACTTCGAGAGGCCCCATGACTGGTGGAATTCAGGGTCCTGGACCCATTAGTATGGGGGCAGGTGGTCCTCAGGGGCCCAGACAGGTCCCCAATATTGCTGCGGTGGGCAATCCTGCAGCTGCCATGCAAGGAGCTGCCCTGCAGGGCCCTGGCATGCAGGGGGTAAGCATCCAGGGAGCTGGTATGCAGGGAGCAGGCTTACAGGGAGTTGGCATGCAAGGAGGAGGCATGCAGGGGGCAGGCATGCAGGGGGCTGGTATGCAGGGAGCTGGTAAGCAAGGTGGAGGCCAGCCCAGCAGTTTTAGCCCCGGGCAGAGCCAGGTAACTCCACAGGATCAAGAAAAGGCAGCTTTGATCATGCAGGTTCTACAACTAACCGCTGATCAGATTGCCATGCTGCCTCCAGAACAAAGGCAGAGTATCCTGATCTTAAAGGAGCAGATCCAGAAGTCCACTGGGGCTTCTTGA